From one Thalassobaculum sp. OXR-137 genomic stretch:
- the groL gene encoding chaperonin GroEL (60 kDa chaperone family; promotes refolding of misfolded polypeptides especially under stressful conditions; forms two stacked rings of heptamers to form a barrel-shaped 14mer; ends can be capped by GroES; misfolded proteins enter the barrel where they are refolded when GroES binds) produces the protein MSAKEVRFNTDARDSMLRGIDILAHAVRVTLGPKGRNVLLAKAYGAPRITKDGVTVAREIELSDRFENMGAQMVKEVANRASDLAGDGTTTATVLAHAIMREGAKAVAAGMNPMDLKRGIDLAVTAVAGELERVSRKIETNAEIAQVGTISANDDREIGEMIAKAMDKVGNAGVITIEESKSAETELDIVDGMQFDRGYLSPYFVTNAEKMICELEDPYILLHDKKLPGIQAILPVLEAIAQSGRPLLIVAEDVDGEALATLVVNKLRGGLKVAAVKAPGFGDRRKAMLEDLAILTGGQVITEDIGIKLESVTLEMLGTARRVRIEKDSTTIIDGGGETTAIEARCTQIRAQADEATSDYDKEKLQERMAKLAGGVAVIRVGGVTEVEAKERKDRVDDAVHATRAAVEEGIVAGGGVTLLYASQNLGGLNPENDDQKVGIDIVRRALQAPARQIYANAGADASIIVGKLLDKADIGLGFDARSGEYVDMAKAGIIDPTKVVRLALQGAASIAGLLITTEAMVAEKVENSGTMAMADY, from the coding sequence ATGTCCGCCAAGGAAGTCAGATTCAACACCGATGCCCGCGACAGCATGCTGCGCGGCATCGATATTCTTGCACACGCCGTTCGGGTGACGCTGGGTCCGAAAGGCCGAAACGTTCTCCTCGCCAAGGCCTATGGCGCGCCCAGGATCACCAAGGACGGCGTCACCGTCGCCCGGGAAATCGAGCTGTCCGATCGGTTCGAGAATATGGGAGCCCAGATGGTGAAGGAGGTGGCCAACCGGGCCAGCGACCTTGCCGGCGACGGCACCACGACCGCCACGGTCCTGGCCCATGCGATCATGCGCGAAGGGGCGAAGGCCGTTGCGGCCGGCATGAACCCGATGGACCTGAAGCGCGGCATCGACCTTGCCGTCACGGCGGTCGCGGGCGAGTTGGAGCGGGTCTCCCGGAAGATCGAGACCAATGCCGAGATCGCGCAGGTCGGGACGATCTCCGCGAATGACGACCGCGAGATTGGCGAGATGATTGCCAAGGCCATGGACAAGGTCGGCAATGCGGGCGTGATCACGATCGAGGAGTCGAAATCGGCCGAGACCGAACTCGACATCGTCGATGGGATGCAGTTCGACCGCGGGTACCTGTCCCCCTACTTCGTGACGAACGCGGAGAAGATGATCTGCGAGTTGGAGGATCCTTATATCCTCCTGCACGACAAGAAACTGCCTGGCATCCAGGCGATCCTGCCGGTTCTCGAGGCCATCGCGCAGAGCGGCCGGCCGCTGCTGATCGTGGCCGAGGATGTCGACGGCGAAGCCCTGGCGACGCTTGTCGTCAACAAGCTTCGAGGCGGACTCAAGGTCGCCGCGGTCAAGGCGCCCGGTTTCGGCGACCGCCGCAAGGCCATGCTCGAAGACCTCGCGATCCTGACCGGCGGTCAGGTCATTACCGAGGACATCGGCATCAAGCTCGAGAGCGTGACCCTCGAGATGCTCGGAACCGCGCGTCGGGTCCGGATCGAAAAGGACAGCACCACGATCATCGACGGCGGCGGCGAGACGACGGCGATCGAGGCCCGTTGCACCCAGATTCGCGCGCAGGCCGACGAGGCGACGTCGGACTATGACAAGGAGAAGCTGCAGGAGCGGATGGCCAAGCTGGCCGGCGGCGTGGCCGTCATCCGTGTGGGCGGCGTCACCGAGGTCGAGGCCAAGGAACGCAAGGACCGGGTGGACGATGCGGTGCACGCAACCCGGGCTGCGGTCGAGGAAGGGATCGTCGCCGGTGGCGGCGTGACCCTGCTCTATGCCAGCCAGAACCTCGGCGGCCTCAACCCGGAGAACGACGACCAGAAGGTCGGCATCGACATCGTCCGTCGTGCGCTGCAGGCCCCGGCGCGTCAGATTTACGCCAATGCCGGCGCCGATGCCTCGATCATCGTCGGTAAGCTCCTGGACAAGGCCGATATCGGCCTCGGCTTCGACGCGCGCTCCGGAGAGTATGTCGATATGGCGAAGGCCGGGATCATCGACCCGACAAAGGTCGTGAGACTCGCGCTGCAAGGTGCGGCCTCGATCGCGGGTCTGCTGATCACCACCGAAGCAATGGTCGCGGAGAAGGTTGAAAATTCCGGCACCATGGCTATGGCCGACTACTAA
- a CDS encoding OmpA family protein codes for MKMIYSKYAFPLIGVALLLSQPAAADPFFGQVDEVKSSSFTGEGFDQHLAANYRELVIFEVDEMYDWFDGRDYADKAQAAAAGARVMPDDLEDRNIADPNALTDLRTQHTRLLAALNGGAIQKAPVQIARAQAKFDCWAEQQEEGWQTWDIAACRDAYMAAMGEVDAAMAPKVAAGPSAPLPVSPFPVDGYMVFFDFDRSAITPQAAAILDRVAIAALEQKAQLVELTAYTDRAGSIAYNQLLSERRGDAVRAYLGGRGVVVGHITTLGMGEANSRVATADDVREPENRRVTVYLR; via the coding sequence ATGAAAATGATATATTCTAAGTATGCATTCCCGCTCATAGGCGTGGCATTACTGCTTTCTCAGCCTGCTGCCGCCGATCCGTTTTTCGGTCAGGTGGATGAGGTCAAGAGCTCGTCCTTCACGGGCGAAGGCTTTGATCAGCACCTCGCCGCCAACTACCGTGAACTCGTCATCTTCGAAGTGGACGAGATGTATGACTGGTTCGATGGCAGGGATTACGCCGACAAGGCGCAGGCCGCTGCGGCCGGTGCCCGGGTCATGCCGGACGATCTGGAAGACCGTAATATCGCCGACCCGAATGCGCTGACCGACCTGCGCACCCAGCACACCCGTCTCCTGGCTGCGCTGAACGGGGGTGCGATCCAGAAGGCGCCCGTCCAGATCGCCCGCGCCCAGGCGAAGTTCGACTGTTGGGCCGAGCAGCAGGAAGAAGGGTGGCAGACCTGGGACATCGCCGCATGCCGTGACGCCTATATGGCGGCCATGGGCGAGGTCGATGCCGCCATGGCGCCGAAGGTCGCCGCAGGGCCCAGCGCGCCGTTGCCCGTCTCGCCCTTCCCGGTGGACGGCTACATGGTCTTCTTCGACTTCGACAGGTCGGCCATCACGCCTCAGGCGGCTGCGATCCTGGATCGCGTCGCGATCGCCGCATTGGAGCAGAAAGCCCAGCTGGTCGAACTGACCGCCTATACGGATCGGGCGGGGTCGATCGCGTACAACCAGCTGCTGTCTGAGCGCCGCGGCGACGCGGTGCGCGCGTATCTCGGCGGCCGGGGCGTGGTCGTCGGTCACATCACCACGCTCGGCATGGGCGAAGCGAACTCTCGGGTCGCCACGGCCGACGACGTGAGGGAGCCGGAGAACCGCCGGGTGACCGTCTATCTTCGCTAA
- a CDS encoding GntR family transcriptional regulator — protein MLKTAPSLSDQIYDQIVDEICNGRLAPGMHLIQEKLAERFDVSRQPIQQAMNRLKADGLVEELGRRGLFVAPLDPTRMRDHYGIRSALDGWATRTAAQRIRDDGARATVLKRRGAEILADGNAAVAAGDIAGQVHADDAFHSLIYAASGNPMVAVAAEPHWRFLRRAMGDVLRRAEEPVVIWRQHGEILDAVASGDPEQAERLAIDHVTHAADRLAEVLEAAQS, from the coding sequence ATGTTGAAGACCGCCCCCAGCCTCTCGGACCAGATTTACGACCAGATCGTCGACGAGATCTGCAACGGCAGGCTCGCGCCCGGCATGCATCTGATTCAGGAGAAGCTGGCGGAGAGGTTCGACGTCTCCCGCCAGCCGATCCAGCAGGCGATGAACCGCCTCAAGGCCGACGGTCTGGTCGAGGAACTGGGGCGCCGGGGGTTGTTCGTCGCCCCGCTCGACCCGACCCGGATGCGCGATCACTACGGGATCCGTTCCGCCCTGGACGGATGGGCGACGCGGACCGCGGCCCAGCGGATCCGGGACGATGGCGCCCGGGCGACAGTGCTGAAGCGGCGCGGCGCGGAGATCCTGGCGGACGGCAACGCCGCCGTCGCCGCCGGCGACATCGCGGGCCAGGTCCATGCCGACGATGCGTTCCACAGCCTGATCTACGCCGCGTCCGGCAATCCGATGGTCGCGGTGGCGGCCGAACCGCATTGGCGGTTTCTGCGCCGGGCCATGGGCGACGTGCTGCGCCGGGCCGAGGAGCCCGTCGTCATCTGGCGCCAGCATGGCGAGATCCTGGACGCGGTGGCGTCCGGCGACCCGGAGCAGGCCGAACGGCTCGCCATCGACCACGTGACCCACGCCGCCGACCGGCTCGCCGAGGTCCTGGAAGCGGCGCAATCCTGA
- a CDS encoding class I adenylate-forming enzyme family protein — protein MTPMPTIGQMLSAHARLQPERIGARDLERDMTFRTWNDRACRLANGLLGLGLQKGDRIGVLAWNRIEWLEIYAAVAKAGLVAVPVNFRLVGPEIRFILQDCGAKAVIAEHGLTAAIEEIRADLDIADDRFIALGQDSGPAGWGSYEPLLAAAAATEPGIRVAPGDPWCLMYTSGTTGNPKGAIRGHEGMSNLAMMTEIELGLGRRDSALLVMPMCHANSLNFFTSFLYCGAATTVFSRRSFDPELCLRAFAETGSTFTSLVPTHYEMMLEVRGKAGDLGRVEKLMVSSAPARVETKRRVMEMFPNSGLFELYGSTEAGWVTMLHPSEQFDHLGSVGREVVGSLPIRLLDDAGAEVPDGTPGELYSCGPYAFDGYWNRPEKTAEAFRGDYLSVGDVAVREADGFIRLIDRKKNMIISGGENIYPTEVEAVLAQHPAVRDVAVVGRPDDKWGERVEAAVVLRDGETVSGDDLIEWSRNRLAGYKRPRAITFLAADEMPRTATGKIQHAILRDLLKDRAARP, from the coding sequence ATGACACCCATGCCGACGATCGGGCAGATGTTGTCCGCCCATGCCCGCCTGCAGCCGGAGCGTATCGGCGCCCGCGACCTGGAGCGGGACATGACCTTCCGCACCTGGAACGACCGCGCCTGTCGCCTGGCGAACGGGCTGCTCGGCCTCGGCTTGCAGAAGGGCGACCGGATCGGCGTGCTCGCCTGGAACCGCATCGAGTGGCTGGAGATCTACGCCGCTGTCGCCAAGGCGGGCCTGGTCGCGGTACCGGTGAACTTCCGTCTGGTCGGACCCGAGATCCGCTTCATTCTCCAGGATTGCGGTGCCAAGGCCGTCATCGCCGAGCATGGGCTGACCGCGGCGATCGAGGAAATCCGCGCCGATCTGGACATCGCCGACGATCGCTTCATCGCCCTGGGCCAGGACAGCGGGCCGGCGGGATGGGGGAGCTACGAGCCGCTCCTCGCAGCGGCGGCCGCGACGGAACCCGGGATCCGGGTCGCTCCGGGCGACCCCTGGTGTCTGATGTACACCTCCGGGACGACCGGCAATCCGAAGGGGGCGATCCGCGGCCACGAAGGCATGAGCAACCTGGCGATGATGACCGAAATCGAACTCGGTCTCGGCCGCCGGGATTCAGCGCTGCTGGTCATGCCCATGTGCCATGCCAACTCGCTGAACTTCTTCACCTCGTTCCTGTATTGCGGTGCCGCGACCACGGTATTCTCGCGGCGGAGCTTCGACCCAGAGCTGTGCCTGCGCGCCTTCGCGGAAACCGGCTCGACCTTCACCTCCCTGGTGCCGACCCATTACGAGATGATGCTGGAGGTCCGCGGCAAGGCCGGCGATCTCGGTCGGGTCGAGAAGCTCATGGTCTCCTCCGCACCCGCGCGGGTCGAGACCAAGCGCCGGGTCATGGAGATGTTTCCGAATTCCGGGCTGTTCGAGCTCTACGGATCGACCGAGGCCGGTTGGGTGACGATGCTGCACCCAAGCGAGCAGTTCGACCATCTGGGGTCGGTCGGCCGCGAGGTGGTCGGCTCCCTGCCGATCCGCCTGCTGGACGACGCCGGCGCCGAAGTGCCGGACGGCACGCCGGGCGAGCTGTACAGCTGCGGCCCCTATGCGTTCGACGGCTACTGGAACCGTCCCGAGAAGACCGCCGAGGCGTTCCGCGGCGACTATCTCAGCGTCGGCGACGTGGCGGTGCGGGAGGCCGACGGTTTCATCCGGCTGATCGACCGCAAGAAGAACATGATCATCTCCGGCGGCGAGAACATCTACCCGACCGAAGTGGAAGCGGTGCTGGCGCAGCACCCGGCGGTGCGCGACGTGGCCGTGGTCGGTCGCCCGGACGACAAGTGGGGCGAGCGGGTGGAGGCGGCGGTGGTGCTGCGCGACGGCGAGACCGTCTCGGGCGACGACCTGATCGAGTGGTCGCGCAATCGGCTGGCCGGATACAAGCGGCCGCGCGCGATCACCTTCCTCGCCGCCGACGAGATGCCGCGTACCGCCACCGGCAAGATCCAGCACGCCATCCTGCGCGACCTGCTCAAGGACCGCGCCGCCAGACCCTGA
- a CDS encoding thiamine pyrophosphate-binding protein, producing MTTDIQDLNTDQLSVAAWIAKALEMRGIDRIFGLQGGHIQPIWDHAARRGLKIYDVRHEAAAVHMAHAHAELTGGLGVAMVTAGPGVTNTVTAMANASLARVPVLLIGGCTSRPQANMGPLQDIPHVDILRPVTRYARTARVPEQVIRELDEAIARAMGDLGEPGAVYIEVPTDVLRTHLPETLIPADWLAPKPSRRPAPSADRVAEAADAIRAARRPLVISGRGARWAGDELVRFLDTADALYLDTQESRGLVPADHPSVVGAVRAAAMGQADLVITLGRKLDYQVAFGSPAVFPEARFLRIADTAGELVDNRRGAPEILADVGLALDAICAALGNDVGDRDGDWLSGLRGKHRERIAKGAEKVGPVTGPDGKIHPTAIFEAIQSVADPDYIAVADGGDLLSFARVGLTARTYMDAGAFGCLGVGVPFAVAAALAEPHRQVISVNGDGAFGQNAMEIDSAVRHGAKAVFIVSNNAAWNIERFDQEINYGGRVVGTTLQHCDYAAMARGLGAHGERVEDPADLPAALERALANAPAVIDVVTSQQAVSSDAQKGLGFVPDYQALTAWDDAERRRRKLGEG from the coding sequence GTGACCACCGACATCCAAGATCTCAACACCGATCAGCTCAGCGTGGCGGCCTGGATCGCCAAGGCCCTGGAAATGCGCGGGATCGACCGGATCTTCGGCCTGCAGGGCGGTCACATCCAGCCGATCTGGGACCATGCCGCCCGGCGCGGCCTGAAGATCTACGACGTGCGCCACGAGGCGGCGGCCGTGCACATGGCCCATGCCCACGCGGAGCTGACCGGCGGTCTCGGCGTCGCCATGGTGACCGCGGGACCGGGCGTGACCAACACGGTGACGGCGATGGCCAATGCGTCGCTCGCCCGGGTCCCGGTGCTGCTGATCGGCGGCTGCACCTCTCGGCCGCAGGCGAATATGGGCCCGCTGCAGGACATTCCCCATGTGGACATCCTGCGCCCGGTGACCCGCTATGCCCGCACCGCCCGCGTGCCGGAGCAGGTGATCCGCGAGCTCGACGAGGCCATCGCCCGCGCCATGGGCGACCTGGGCGAGCCCGGGGCGGTCTATATCGAAGTGCCGACCGACGTGCTGCGCACCCATTTGCCGGAGACCCTGATCCCGGCGGACTGGCTGGCGCCGAAGCCGTCGCGCCGTCCCGCCCCCTCCGCCGACCGCGTGGCGGAGGCGGCCGACGCCATCCGCGCCGCCCGCCGCCCGCTGGTCATCAGCGGCCGGGGCGCGCGCTGGGCCGGCGATGAACTGGTCCGTTTTCTCGACACCGCCGACGCGCTCTATCTCGACACCCAAGAGAGCCGCGGTCTTGTGCCGGCCGATCACCCCTCGGTCGTCGGCGCGGTGCGGGCCGCCGCCATGGGGCAGGCCGACCTGGTGATCACCCTGGGGCGTAAATTGGACTACCAGGTGGCGTTCGGCTCGCCGGCGGTGTTCCCGGAGGCCAGGTTCCTACGGATCGCCGATACCGCGGGCGAGCTGGTGGACAACCGGCGCGGCGCGCCGGAGATCCTGGCCGATGTCGGCCTCGCGCTGGACGCCATCTGCGCCGCGCTGGGCAACGATGTGGGCGACCGCGACGGCGACTGGCTGTCCGGCCTGCGCGGCAAGCATCGCGAGCGGATCGCCAAGGGCGCGGAGAAGGTGGGTCCGGTAACGGGCCCCGACGGCAAGATCCATCCCACTGCCATCTTCGAGGCGATCCAGTCGGTGGCCGATCCCGATTACATCGCCGTGGCCGACGGCGGCGACCTGCTGAGCTTCGCGCGGGTCGGCCTGACGGCGCGGACCTATATGGACGCCGGCGCCTTCGGCTGTCTCGGCGTCGGCGTGCCCTTCGCGGTCGCGGCCGCCCTGGCCGAGCCGCACCGCCAGGTGATCTCGGTGAACGGAGACGGCGCCTTCGGCCAGAACGCGATGGAGATCGACAGCGCGGTCCGTCACGGCGCGAAGGCCGTCTTCATCGTCTCCAACAACGCCGCCTGGAACATCGAGCGGTTCGACCAGGAGATCAATTACGGCGGCCGGGTCGTCGGCACCACCCTGCAGCATTGCGACTATGCCGCCATGGCCCGGGGCCTCGGCGCCCATGGCGAAAGGGTGGAGGATCCGGCCGACCTCCCGGCGGCTCTGGAGCGCGCCCTGGCCAACGCGCCGGCCGTGATCGACGTGGTCACCTCGCAGCAGGCGGTCTCCTCGGACGCCCAGAAGGGCCTGGGCTTCGTGCCGGACTACCAGGCGCTCACGGCCTGGGACGACGCGGAGCGTCGACGGCGGAAGCTGGGTGAAGGATAG
- a CDS encoding TRAP transporter substrate-binding protein translates to MTYRTRMAGALAGACLLAVAALPAAAQEIELHGAVQFDDNHAFNKALLKFEELTTACYNKPIKFVLHRNSELGLEKDYFNYMSKGVSVDYAIVSPSHMSTYSKMAPLMDMPFLFRDLDHWNKVLDQDGLAPIAEDVKKKADVILIGYAGGGTRNLIVKRPVENMEDLKDLPIRVMGAPIQTQIFQAITAAPTVIAYSEVYNAIQTGVIDAAENEAAGIEQMKFYEVGPDISLTQHAITVRPIGFSGKTFERLPADLQACVMSAGKEAGKHGRDIESSQDSEKLAKMESEGKLKTHTFTDRAKLLELAEPVKKAYAEELGATAVLEKINSIQ, encoded by the coding sequence ATGACCTACCGCACCCGCATGGCCGGCGCTCTCGCCGGTGCCTGCCTGTTGGCCGTGGCCGCCCTGCCGGCCGCCGCGCAGGAGATCGAGCTGCACGGCGCCGTGCAGTTCGACGACAACCATGCCTTCAACAAGGCGCTGCTGAAGTTCGAGGAACTGACGACGGCCTGCTACAACAAGCCGATCAAGTTCGTGCTTCACCGAAACAGCGAACTGGGCCTGGAGAAGGACTACTTCAACTACATGAGTAAGGGCGTATCCGTCGACTACGCGATCGTGTCGCCGTCGCACATGTCGACCTACTCCAAGATGGCGCCGCTGATGGACATGCCGTTCCTGTTCCGCGACCTCGACCACTGGAACAAGGTGCTCGATCAGGACGGGCTGGCCCCCATCGCCGAGGACGTAAAGAAAAAGGCCGACGTGATCCTGATCGGCTATGCCGGCGGGGGCACCCGCAACCTGATCGTCAAGCGGCCGGTGGAGAACATGGAAGACCTAAAGGATCTGCCGATCCGTGTGATGGGCGCGCCGATCCAGACCCAGATCTTCCAGGCCATCACCGCCGCCCCGACCGTGATCGCCTATTCGGAAGTCTACAACGCCATCCAGACCGGTGTGATCGACGCGGCCGAAAACGAGGCTGCCGGCATCGAGCAGATGAAGTTCTACGAAGTCGGTCCGGACATCTCGCTCACCCAGCACGCCATCACGGTCCGGCCGATCGGCTTCAGCGGCAAGACGTTCGAGAGACTGCCGGCCGACCTGCAGGCCTGCGTCATGAGCGCGGGCAAGGAAGCGGGTAAGCACGGCCGCGATATCGAGTCGTCCCAGGACTCCGAGAAGCTCGCCAAGATGGAGAGCGAGGGCAAGTTGAAGACCCACACCTTCACCGACCGCGCCAAGCTCCTGGAACTGGCCGAGCCGGTGAAGAAGGCCTATGCCGAGGAACTGGGCGCAACCGCGGTGCTCGAGAAGATCAACAGCATCCAATAG
- a CDS encoding TRAP transporter small permease, with translation MTPTLTKFLDAIDRILRVAITVLITLLIVPVTLQILARYVPFIPRYIWTEEAARFCFVWIIMLGAMIAVRDDSHFDVDILPTPRTRAGRGWARLLVHTIMAALALCFVWYGKEFAEQGLLQSSEIAELPMIAIFIAWPLAGLVWTLFLIEKLAADIAMIRGMAPGGDVDVAG, from the coding sequence ATGACTCCGACACTGACCAAGTTCCTCGACGCGATCGACCGGATCCTGCGGGTCGCGATCACCGTCCTGATCACGCTGCTGATCGTGCCGGTCACCCTGCAGATCCTCGCGCGCTATGTGCCGTTCATCCCGCGCTACATCTGGACGGAGGAGGCCGCCCGGTTCTGCTTCGTGTGGATCATCATGCTCGGCGCCATGATCGCCGTGCGCGACGACAGCCATTTCGACGTCGACATCCTGCCGACCCCGAGGACCCGGGCCGGGCGGGGCTGGGCCAGGCTTCTGGTCCACACGATCATGGCCGCGCTGGCGCTGTGCTTCGTGTGGTACGGCAAGGAATTCGCCGAGCAGGGGCTGCTTCAGTCCTCGGAAATCGCCGAACTGCCGATGATCGCCATCTTCATCGCCTGGCCCCTGGCCGGACTCGTCTGGACCCTGTTCCTGATCGAAAAACTCGCCGCGGACATCGCCATGATCCGCGGCATGGCCCCTGGGGGAGACGTCGATGTCGCCGGGTGA
- a CDS encoding TRAP transporter large permease, producing the protein MSPGEVAAILFGTFGVLVALRVPVAFALGLACVPVFFLSDRLSPSLLFDQMFSSYNSFVLLAVPFFLLAANLMNSAGITQRLIDLSKALVGHLPGGLGHINVTVSMLFAGISGSSTADAAGIGSLLIPQMKKQGYDSSFSVAITACSSVMGVIIPPSILMVVWGGLMSVSIGGLFLAGVLPGILIAGSMMTLVYIYAIRRGYPVYARSTLPEVGHAILNAALPLMTPLIIVGGIVGGFFTPTEASVVAVLYALVIGLFVYRTFTVKTLPRVLYESARFAAISLFCIGTASAFGWILAFFQIPKSLVTVMAAWGSGPVETGLLIAAAFLIVGMFIDAIPAIIILGTVLFPVAQAAGMHPIHFAIIGVVSLAFGLVTPPYGLCLLIAASIGNIKLVHALKDVLIILLPMLGVLLFVILFPDAILALPRWIMPKFVG; encoded by the coding sequence ATGTCGCCGGGTGAGGTTGCCGCCATTCTGTTCGGGACCTTCGGGGTCCTGGTCGCCCTGCGGGTGCCCGTGGCCTTCGCCCTGGGCCTCGCCTGCGTTCCGGTGTTCTTCCTGTCGGACCGGCTGTCGCCCAGTCTGCTGTTCGACCAGATGTTCAGCTCCTACAACTCGTTCGTGCTGCTGGCGGTGCCGTTCTTCCTGCTGGCCGCCAATCTGATGAACTCGGCCGGCATCACCCAGCGGCTGATCGATCTGTCGAAGGCGCTGGTCGGCCATCTGCCGGGCGGCCTTGGCCATATCAACGTCACGGTCTCGATGCTGTTCGCCGGGATCTCCGGATCCTCGACCGCCGACGCCGCCGGCATCGGGTCGCTGCTGATCCCGCAGATGAAGAAGCAGGGTTACGATTCCAGCTTCTCGGTGGCGATCACCGCCTGCTCCTCGGTGATGGGCGTGATCATCCCGCCCAGCATCCTGATGGTGGTCTGGGGCGGGCTGATGTCGGTGTCGATCGGCGGCCTGTTTCTGGCCGGCGTGCTGCCGGGCATCCTGATCGCCGGGTCGATGATGACGCTGGTCTACATCTACGCGATCCGGCGCGGCTACCCGGTCTACGCCCGTTCCACCCTGCCCGAGGTCGGACACGCGATCCTCAACGCGGCCCTGCCGCTGATGACGCCGCTGATCATCGTCGGCGGGATCGTCGGCGGGTTCTTCACGCCGACCGAGGCCTCGGTGGTGGCGGTGCTCTACGCGCTCGTCATCGGCCTGTTCGTGTACCGCACCTTCACCGTAAAGACCCTGCCCCGGGTGCTGTACGAGAGTGCCCGGTTCGCAGCGATCTCGCTGTTCTGCATCGGCACCGCGTCGGCCTTCGGATGGATCCTCGCCTTCTTCCAGATCCCCAAATCGCTGGTGACCGTGATGGCGGCCTGGGGCAGCGGCCCGGTGGAGACCGGGCTGCTGATCGCGGCGGCGTTTCTGATCGTCGGCATGTTCATCGACGCCATCCCGGCGATCATCATCCTCGGCACCGTCCTGTTCCCGGTCGCCCAGGCGGCGGGCATGCACCCGATCCACTTCGCCATCATCGGCGTGGTGTCGCTCGCTTTCGGTCTGGTGACGCCCCCCTACGGCCTGTGCCTGCTGATCGCCGCGTCGATCGGCAACATAAAACTGGTGCACGCCCTCAAGGACGTCCTGATCATCCTGCTGCCGATGCTCGGCGTGCTGCTGTTCGTGATCCTGTTCCCGGACGCGATCCTGGCGTTGCCGCGTTGGATCATGCCCAAGTTCGTCGGGTAA
- a CDS encoding 23S rRNA (adenine(2030)-N(6))-methyltransferase RlmJ — protein MLSYQHGYHAGCLADVHKHAALAALCLRLREKPKPLSYLESHAGRAVYDLASPEAEKTGEAKAGILRLIAEGAVPPDHPLATAIRLTEQAYGTGFYPGSPMIAAQLLGPEDVLHLMELHPQEHAALKRAMRGRNVHIHRRDGYEGLLALSPPTPRRGLVLIDPSYEVKTEYLQVADVTVALHRKWPQATVMIWYPILAAGLHEPMAARLLAADLPAVLRREVRFHTAADTPGMRGSGLILVNAPWGVDAALDTAERMLGPALASPA, from the coding sequence ATGCTGTCCTATCAGCACGGATACCACGCGGGCTGCCTCGCCGATGTCCACAAGCATGCGGCGCTCGCCGCGCTCTGCCTGCGGCTGCGGGAAAAGCCGAAGCCGCTGAGCTACCTGGAAAGCCACGCCGGACGGGCCGTCTACGATCTCGCCTCGCCGGAGGCGGAGAAGACCGGAGAAGCCAAGGCCGGAATCCTGCGGCTGATCGCCGAGGGCGCCGTCCCCCCTGACCACCCGCTGGCGACAGCGATCCGTCTGACCGAACAGGCCTACGGCACCGGCTTCTATCCCGGCTCGCCGATGATCGCCGCCCAGCTGCTCGGGCCGGAGGATGTGCTGCACCTGATGGAACTGCATCCCCAGGAGCACGCCGCCCTGAAACGGGCGATGAGGGGGCGCAACGTCCATATCCACCGCCGCGACGGTTACGAGGGGCTGCTGGCGCTCTCGCCGCCGACCCCGCGCCGCGGCCTGGTGCTGATCGACCCCAGCTACGAGGTCAAGACCGAGTATCTCCAGGTCGCCGACGTGACGGTCGCCCTGCATCGGAAATGGCCGCAGGCGACGGTCATGATCTGGTACCCGATCCTGGCGGCCGGCCTGCACGAGCCGATGGCCGCCCGGCTTCTCGCCGCCGACCTGCCGGCCGTGCTCCGGCGCGAGGTCCGCTTCCACACCGCCGCCGACACACCCGGGATGCGCGGCAGCGGGCTCATCCTCGTCAACGCGCCCTGGGGCGTGGACGCGGCCCTCGACACGGCCGAACGGATGCTCGGCCCGGCGCTCGCCTCGCCCGCCTGA